A single genomic interval of Granulicella tundricola MP5ACTX9 harbors:
- a CDS encoding SpoIIE family protein phosphatase: MPPTALLRYTDEAGEHTLPLDRDEITLGRADGQDIVVREQCVSRRHAAVVREGEAHFAVDHQSTLGTFVNGVRIERKRLRPGDVLQLGSPEATRIVFEPAPGAPASNPSSSVSSRGTVIFQALTSVKDFERLNWLLDAVRQLNMGGPIDEILAGFLQLTLQLTGLARGFVFLAEEGKQPMRLAAGRAATGEALAEDATLSQRAMQQAATTSKKFFVTDTLAEANVAGWQSVVINNIRSIYCLPLRRRNTQASPQPGHPDLLGVLYLDSHLGIDRMTNVDHELLDTIATEAAGLVENAVLAQAEEASREARRELTIAANIHSGLMANELPTVPYARIQAVSRPCLEIGGDFYDAIALPDCLCVTLADVSGKGVSAAIVAATLQGILYAQVTAGQPLAQIAAHLNRFLCARRIGKYATLVMLKIFPDGSMEYMNCGHIPPIVAGHGHARALDQGNLIVGLIPTATYESTRIQLAPGERVILVTDGVTEAENEAGDPFGDGHLTHAACGCTLHEILAEVSKFSAGAPASDDCTLLEISYTGNA, translated from the coding sequence ATGCCACCGACAGCCCTGCTGCGCTACACCGACGAAGCCGGCGAGCACACCCTCCCGCTCGACCGCGACGAGATCACCCTCGGCCGCGCGGATGGCCAGGACATAGTCGTCCGCGAGCAGTGCGTCTCCCGCCGCCACGCCGCCGTCGTCCGTGAAGGCGAAGCCCACTTCGCCGTCGACCACCAAAGCACCCTCGGCACCTTCGTCAACGGCGTCCGGATCGAACGCAAGCGTCTCCGCCCCGGCGACGTTCTCCAACTCGGCTCGCCGGAAGCCACCCGCATCGTCTTCGAGCCCGCCCCCGGCGCCCCGGCCTCAAATCCCTCCTCCTCCGTCAGCAGCCGCGGCACCGTCATCTTCCAGGCCCTCACCTCCGTCAAGGACTTTGAGCGTCTCAACTGGCTTCTGGACGCCGTCCGCCAGCTCAACATGGGCGGACCCATTGACGAGATCCTCGCCGGCTTCCTCCAACTCACCCTGCAGCTCACCGGCCTCGCCCGTGGCTTCGTCTTCCTCGCCGAAGAAGGGAAGCAGCCCATGCGTCTCGCCGCTGGCCGCGCCGCCACCGGAGAAGCCCTCGCAGAAGACGCCACCCTCTCTCAGCGAGCCATGCAGCAAGCCGCCACAACCTCGAAGAAATTCTTCGTCACAGACACCCTCGCAGAGGCCAACGTCGCCGGCTGGCAGAGCGTCGTCATCAACAACATCCGCAGCATCTACTGCCTGCCCCTCCGCCGCCGCAATACGCAAGCCAGCCCCCAGCCCGGCCACCCGGATCTCCTCGGAGTCCTCTACCTCGATAGCCACCTTGGCATTGACCGCATGACCAACGTCGATCACGAACTCCTCGACACCATCGCCACAGAAGCTGCCGGCCTCGTAGAGAACGCCGTTCTCGCCCAGGCCGAGGAGGCCTCCCGTGAAGCCCGCCGCGAGCTCACCATCGCCGCCAACATCCACAGCGGCCTCATGGCCAACGAACTCCCCACCGTCCCCTACGCCCGTATCCAAGCCGTCAGTCGCCCATGCTTGGAGATCGGCGGAGACTTCTACGACGCCATCGCCCTCCCGGACTGCCTCTGCGTCACCCTCGCGGATGTCTCCGGCAAAGGTGTCTCAGCCGCCATCGTCGCCGCCACCCTGCAAGGCATCCTCTACGCGCAAGTCACCGCCGGCCAGCCCCTAGCGCAGATCGCCGCGCACCTTAATCGATTCCTCTGCGCCCGCCGCATCGGCAAGTACGCCACCCTCGTAATGCTCAAGATCTTCCCGGATGGGTCGATGGAGTATATGAACTGTGGCCACATCCCGCCCATCGTAGCGGGTCACGGCCACGCCCGCGCCCTCGATCAGGGCAACCTCATAGTAGGCCTCATCCCCACCGCAACCTACGAGTCCACCAGAATCCAGCTCGCCCCCGGAGAGCGCGTCATCCTCGTCACAGACGGAGTCACCGAAGCCGAAAACGAAGCTGGCGATCCCTTCGGCGACGGCCACCTCACCCACGCCGCCTGCGGCTGCACCTTGCACGAAATCCTGGCAGAGGTCTCAAAGTTCAGCGCCGGAGCACCCGCATCCGACGACTGTACCCTGTTGGAAATTTCTTACACCGGAAACGCCTGA
- a CDS encoding beta strand repeat-containing protein → MLKFTGLAPITASEGFHPMIERIRTCSVFSVVLLLMVSLISGCSSSPSNGSILIAGGSSTLVVGGTMQLHATDTNFLHVVSDATATATWSSSNPAIVSVNSTGLVTGVTTGYATVRAQLGQDSGAFVVTITSSSGSGSGGGGGTTGSTLTLSPANANLFMGGAQAYSATLTSSGGTVTNVTSSTTWNVTPASVATINSTGMLTPVGPGNYLVSGTNGGVTGTALGTVSAVTLTSLAVTPATSTLAGGMTEQLTAIGTYNDGSSRDLTKTVAWSSSASTALTVDANGLATAASTSASTSVTVSATLASGAASVTGTATVQVTPDAYITDLVVRPTSSSIATGSAEQHTATAWYSDGTQQDVTKQVTWTSTNSGTSAVNSSGINVAATPGVTTLQATISKTGALFSANAVGANASPQATANVQSSSVVIVTPATVTSLDIGTSKAQFPIGSTQPIKLIGTFSDGSTQDLSLSANWQSLDPSIATIDSTGVATGVSAGKVVFTANFGGLVISTDGFEVLPTDLISTTVSVDYAGQITGLSEQLHVIGTYADGSTHDLTGLASFVSSDATIFAVNSTGLANGIATGVAQITATVAGFSAITNVDTYVETISTMGVFPQQPRFALGTHLQLAASITADDPITGVFSQDVTGSAVWTSSDPTVLTIDQNGLAKSGKVGTTTVFATVLGTTKYSDTITVTNAQLQKIVLSKQPASIAMGTANQYYVTGFFDDGSVQDLTLDAVWNTDDNTIASVDKDGTTLGLKPGQTQVTASMAGKTATAALTVTGATLVSTSLLPGNVEVPINFYTQYSMIGTFSDGTTQNLNYGTIFQSPTPFIASFFPVGLGGTNYPGIGQLTGQYGYFSASTPITVSNANLTSVTLSPAKSTIRVGDSQQLTTTGIFDDGLQLDLGGEAYLISSAPLIAPATRTGLIYGTSVGTSTFTANMYGTTATATVTVLSNVLTSLTLAPNSPAVVSGSTQQLVATGIYQDGSTDDLTNSVTWTSSNPSLLSVNASGLAMAAAGTTSGTSVTVTATAAATLAHPAVTSSFVVTIQPSGSGGTGGGGTTSPTAMQVTPTRTHLAAGTTKQLTATATYADGTTKDISSTVTWTSTNPLTATVSSTGLVTAVKTGTVSVQAQTGTLSSSSIVVVSSATLQSLAISPSGATFAAGATQQFTLTGTYTDGTTQDLSSGATWSTSNAAVATVSSTGLATGVGPGTVQFSASYGSLTATSASNTVTPLTLVSITLTPTNPSFAKGTTQQFTVTGTYSDGSTRDITSSSTFAASNPSVVSVSTTGLATGAGVGSAQITVSVGGQTASTQSVTVTPAVLASITVTPKDLSFADGTTQQFTAIGTFTDGTTQDLTHQVVWSSSDAQAITIDQNGVATGGSVGSAQITATMNSVSASTDIIKVTPATLISLILSPTTVQLAKGTTQQFVATGVFSDGSSQNLSSTVTWTSSNGAIASVDGNGLATGTGTGSAQVTASYQGKMASTTSFTVTPATLVSLSFNPANPTVASGTSTHVTVLGVYSDGTTQNLTSTATFSSSNTTVASVGAAGVINGNLPGSSTITVSAGGQTGSFDVAVSAAVLTSLTITPANPPAFAKGTTLQFTATGTFSDGTTQNLSTSATWVSSNTSVFTIDGNGLASGVGVGSASLTATAEGQVAMTPAFQVTPAVVASIAVSPQSQTVTAGTLLQYSAVATYTDSSTADVSSSAVWASSNTAAATINATGLATSVAAGSTTISATVGSVTGDAGLTVNAGAVTLSSITVAPSSASIAKGNTQQFTATGTYSDGSTRNVSTTVTWQSSVTAVATIDGNGLATSVAGGNTQIWASLSGRSAMATLSVSPATLVSLAVTPQTASVANGTTQQYKAVGTLSDGSTQDLTTSVTWSSSSSAQATINASGLASTTGTGMVTITAQAGSASSSATLTVTSATVTSLQITPSPVSVPAGGSVQLLATATFSDGSSQNVTSSVTYSSSNPAVVTVDSNGKLKAVGPGNAVVTATLGGTTVMLPVTIGNATVTSITITPANPSLAAGTSQQLTATATYSDGSTQDLTNAVTWSSSDPGAVSVNTTGNITAAQPGTATVTATYGGATGSVNVTGTAAVATAISVSPANATLAAGQTKQFAATATMSDGTQQTVTTSVHWGVSDPSKASVSDSAGSNGLLTATAAGSLNVIASLNGVSGPAAVTVQAATLSSLTINPSAVISLPAGTTEQLSVTGAYSDGSSADVTSLVTWSSSQASTAYVDASAVLHTGTSGLTTIDAKLQGVDGTAAVTVGNATLSSIAITPAAPVLALGQTQQLTATGTYSDGSTANITTQVQWNSSAPAVATVSGGGLVSSLTTGSAAVTATLNGVSQQTPVTVTSATLQSIAVQSPQSSFALGTSLQLKALGFYSDGSTQDLTNSVTWSSQTPAVGVISSTGVATGVSAGTFNARASLNGVTGSTPITVTSAVLVSLAVTPNNQVILNVTTTTVQFTATGTFSDGSTQNLTNSAHWGTSGIVVGSISSTGVFSPTGVGVGTVTATSGSVTGSTQITVVSVPLI, encoded by the coding sequence ATGCTCAAGTTCACCGGGCTGGCTCCGATAACCGCCTCGGAGGGTTTTCATCCCATGATCGAGCGCATTCGTACGTGCAGTGTCTTCTCTGTGGTTCTGCTGTTGATGGTTTCACTGATTTCCGGGTGCAGTTCGAGTCCTTCAAATGGGAGCATTCTGATTGCCGGCGGGAGCTCGACCCTGGTGGTGGGTGGGACGATGCAGCTTCATGCGACGGATACGAATTTTCTCCACGTAGTGAGCGACGCTACGGCGACGGCGACGTGGAGCTCCTCCAATCCAGCGATTGTTTCTGTGAACTCAACCGGACTGGTGACTGGAGTGACGACGGGATATGCGACGGTGCGGGCGCAGCTGGGCCAGGATAGCGGTGCGTTTGTGGTGACGATAACAAGCTCCAGCGGAAGTGGGAGCGGGGGAGGTGGTGGGACAACCGGGTCAACGCTGACGCTAAGCCCAGCCAACGCGAACCTCTTCATGGGAGGAGCGCAGGCTTACAGCGCGACCCTCACGAGCAGCGGCGGGACGGTAACGAATGTGACCTCCTCCACAACGTGGAACGTAACACCGGCGAGCGTGGCGACGATCAACAGTACCGGAATGCTCACGCCTGTAGGGCCTGGCAACTACCTGGTCTCCGGCACGAACGGCGGGGTGACAGGCACGGCGCTTGGAACCGTATCCGCGGTCACGCTGACGAGCCTTGCGGTGACGCCTGCGACCTCCACGCTGGCGGGTGGGATGACGGAGCAGTTGACGGCGATCGGGACGTACAACGATGGGAGCTCGCGCGACCTGACGAAGACGGTGGCCTGGAGCTCCAGCGCTAGCACTGCGCTGACGGTGGATGCAAACGGCTTGGCCACGGCGGCTTCCACCAGTGCGAGCACATCCGTAACCGTAAGCGCGACGCTGGCCTCCGGTGCAGCTTCTGTCACAGGTACGGCAACGGTGCAGGTGACGCCGGATGCTTACATCACGGATCTGGTGGTTCGACCGACGAGCAGCAGCATTGCGACGGGCTCCGCAGAGCAGCATACGGCGACCGCATGGTACTCCGACGGCACGCAGCAGGACGTCACGAAGCAGGTGACATGGACGAGCACCAACTCCGGCACCTCGGCGGTGAACTCCAGTGGGATTAACGTGGCGGCTACGCCTGGTGTGACTACTTTGCAGGCTACGATCTCGAAGACCGGGGCGCTCTTCTCAGCGAACGCTGTGGGGGCTAACGCTTCGCCTCAGGCGACGGCGAATGTTCAGTCCTCCAGTGTCGTGATCGTCACTCCTGCTACAGTGACGTCACTCGATATCGGGACCAGCAAGGCTCAGTTTCCCATCGGGTCCACGCAACCGATCAAGCTGATCGGAACTTTCTCCGATGGCTCCACGCAGGATCTGAGCCTGAGTGCGAACTGGCAGAGCCTTGATCCGTCTATCGCGACAATCGACAGCACGGGGGTTGCAACCGGAGTGAGCGCGGGGAAGGTTGTGTTCACGGCAAACTTTGGTGGCCTGGTGATCTCGACGGATGGTTTTGAAGTGCTTCCGACGGATCTCATCTCCACGACCGTTTCGGTTGACTATGCGGGCCAGATTACCGGGCTTTCGGAGCAGCTCCACGTTATCGGCACGTATGCGGATGGCTCTACGCATGATCTTACGGGGTTGGCCAGCTTTGTCAGTTCCGATGCGACGATCTTTGCAGTCAACAGCACCGGCCTGGCAAACGGAATTGCGACGGGCGTGGCGCAGATCACCGCTACCGTTGCGGGATTCAGCGCGATCACCAACGTTGACACGTACGTTGAGACCATTTCAACGATGGGCGTGTTCCCGCAGCAGCCAAGATTCGCGCTGGGGACGCACCTGCAACTGGCGGCTTCCATCACGGCGGATGACCCGATCACCGGGGTCTTTTCCCAGGATGTGACCGGCAGCGCTGTCTGGACTTCTTCCGATCCGACCGTGCTGACGATCGATCAGAATGGTCTAGCCAAGAGCGGCAAGGTAGGGACGACGACTGTCTTCGCCACGGTTTTGGGAACGACGAAGTACAGCGATACGATCACCGTCACCAACGCGCAGTTGCAGAAGATCGTTCTGTCCAAGCAGCCTGCGTCCATTGCGATGGGCACGGCGAATCAGTATTACGTCACCGGGTTCTTTGATGACGGTTCGGTTCAGGATCTAACGCTCGACGCCGTATGGAATACGGATGACAATACGATTGCTTCTGTCGATAAGGACGGCACAACCCTCGGGTTGAAGCCGGGTCAGACACAGGTGACTGCTTCGATGGCGGGAAAGACCGCTACGGCTGCGTTAACGGTGACGGGTGCCACCCTGGTTTCAACGTCTCTGCTGCCAGGGAATGTTGAAGTGCCGATCAACTTCTATACGCAGTACAGCATGATCGGTACTTTTTCTGATGGGACCACGCAGAACCTGAACTATGGGACGATTTTTCAATCTCCTACGCCTTTCATTGCATCCTTCTTCCCTGTTGGACTGGGCGGTACGAACTATCCGGGGATCGGCCAGCTTACGGGGCAGTACGGCTACTTCTCTGCGTCGACCCCGATTACGGTCAGCAATGCCAACCTCACGAGCGTGACCTTGAGCCCGGCCAAGTCGACGATTCGGGTAGGCGATTCACAGCAGCTTACAACGACCGGAATTTTCGATGATGGACTGCAACTGGACCTGGGCGGGGAGGCGTATCTGATCTCCAGTGCACCGTTGATTGCGCCCGCGACCCGAACTGGGCTCATCTATGGGACATCCGTGGGCACTTCAACGTTTACGGCAAATATGTATGGCACGACGGCGACAGCAACAGTGACCGTGCTCTCGAATGTGCTCACGTCGCTCACGCTTGCGCCGAATAGTCCGGCTGTCGTCTCTGGCTCGACGCAGCAGCTTGTGGCTACTGGGATCTACCAGGATGGTTCTACGGACGACCTCACCAACTCCGTCACCTGGACCTCATCCAACCCTTCCCTGCTCAGCGTGAATGCAAGTGGCCTGGCCATGGCGGCGGCGGGAACGACTTCTGGTACGTCGGTTACGGTTACAGCCACGGCTGCGGCGACGCTGGCCCATCCGGCAGTCACGTCTTCCTTCGTAGTGACGATCCAGCCTTCGGGTTCGGGCGGAACAGGCGGTGGCGGGACGACGAGTCCCACTGCAATGCAGGTGACGCCGACCAGAACACATCTTGCCGCGGGAACGACGAAGCAGCTTACGGCAACCGCGACGTATGCGGATGGGACGACCAAGGACATCAGCTCCACAGTGACATGGACGAGTACGAATCCGCTGACAGCTACGGTGAGCTCCACTGGACTTGTGACTGCGGTCAAGACGGGCACGGTGAGTGTGCAGGCGCAGACGGGAACGTTGAGCAGCAGCAGCATCGTTGTGGTGAGTTCGGCTACGTTGCAGTCTTTGGCGATCAGCCCGAGCGGCGCGACGTTTGCTGCAGGCGCGACGCAGCAGTTCACGCTGACCGGCACCTACACTGATGGTACGACGCAGGACTTGAGCTCCGGCGCGACGTGGAGCACATCGAATGCTGCGGTGGCGACAGTGTCCTCAACGGGACTGGCTACAGGTGTCGGACCGGGCACGGTGCAGTTCAGTGCGAGCTACGGCAGTCTGACGGCGACGTCCGCTTCCAACACGGTTACGCCACTGACGCTGGTTTCCATTACTCTGACTCCGACTAATCCGAGCTTTGCGAAGGGGACGACGCAGCAGTTCACAGTGACTGGAACGTACTCGGATGGATCGACGCGGGACATTACTAGCTCTTCTACCTTTGCTGCCTCGAATCCTTCTGTCGTGAGTGTCTCTACGACTGGGCTGGCGACAGGCGCGGGTGTTGGTTCCGCACAGATCACGGTTTCCGTGGGTGGGCAGACCGCATCGACGCAATCCGTTACGGTGACTCCGGCAGTGCTGGCTTCGATTACGGTGACGCCGAAGGATCTCAGCTTTGCAGATGGGACGACGCAGCAGTTTACGGCGATCGGCACGTTTACCGATGGCACGACGCAGGATCTGACGCACCAGGTGGTGTGGAGTTCCAGCGACGCGCAGGCGATCACGATCGACCAGAATGGCGTGGCGACGGGCGGCTCGGTGGGAAGCGCGCAGATTACCGCGACGATGAACAGTGTGTCCGCAAGCACCGACATCATCAAGGTGACGCCGGCTACGCTGATCAGCCTGATCCTTTCCCCGACGACGGTACAGCTTGCAAAGGGGACGACGCAGCAGTTCGTCGCAACCGGCGTCTTCTCTGACGGGAGCTCGCAGAATCTGTCTTCGACGGTGACCTGGACGAGTTCCAACGGCGCGATCGCTTCGGTCGACGGCAATGGGCTGGCGACGGGGACCGGGACGGGCTCGGCGCAGGTGACTGCCAGCTACCAGGGCAAGATGGCTTCCACGACGAGCTTTACGGTGACTCCGGCTACGCTGGTCTCGCTCTCCTTCAACCCGGCGAACCCGACGGTGGCCTCCGGTACGAGCACGCATGTGACGGTACTCGGGGTGTACTCCGATGGGACGACGCAGAATCTTACGAGTACGGCTACGTTCAGCTCTTCCAACACGACAGTGGCTTCTGTTGGAGCGGCTGGTGTGATCAACGGCAACCTGCCGGGCAGCAGCACCATTACAGTGTCGGCGGGCGGGCAGACGGGCAGCTTCGATGTGGCGGTGTCGGCAGCCGTGCTTACTTCACTGACGATTACTCCGGCTAACCCTCCGGCTTTTGCCAAGGGGACCACGCTGCAGTTCACAGCTACGGGTACGTTCTCCGATGGCACGACGCAGAATCTCTCCACCTCTGCGACATGGGTGAGCTCCAACACTTCGGTGTTCACGATCGATGGGAATGGATTGGCTTCGGGGGTTGGGGTTGGGTCTGCTTCACTCACCGCAACGGCCGAAGGCCAAGTGGCTATGACGCCTGCGTTCCAGGTGACGCCTGCGGTGGTGGCTTCGATTGCGGTGTCGCCGCAGAGCCAGACGGTGACGGCGGGAACGCTGCTGCAGTACAGCGCTGTTGCGACGTATACCGATAGCTCGACTGCGGATGTTTCTTCTTCAGCGGTGTGGGCTTCTTCCAACACTGCGGCTGCGACGATCAATGCGACCGGGCTTGCGACTTCTGTCGCGGCGGGAAGCACGACGATCTCAGCGACTGTAGGCAGTGTCACCGGCGATGCTGGCCTGACGGTGAACGCTGGGGCAGTCACGCTTAGCTCTATTACGGTTGCACCTTCCTCGGCCTCTATCGCGAAGGGAAATACGCAGCAGTTCACGGCGACGGGGACTTACTCCGACGGCTCGACACGCAATGTCTCGACGACGGTCACGTGGCAGTCTTCCGTGACGGCGGTTGCGACGATCGACGGCAACGGCCTGGCGACGAGCGTGGCGGGAGGCAATACGCAGATATGGGCGAGCCTTTCCGGCCGAAGCGCGATGGCTACGCTGAGCGTGAGCCCGGCTACGCTGGTGTCCTTAGCGGTGACACCGCAGACTGCTTCCGTGGCGAACGGCACCACGCAGCAGTACAAGGCTGTGGGAACGTTGAGCGACGGCAGCACGCAGGATCTGACGACCTCCGTGACCTGGTCTTCCAGCAGCTCCGCGCAGGCTACGATCAACGCGAGCGGCCTGGCGAGCACTACGGGAACAGGGATGGTTACCATTACGGCGCAGGCGGGCAGTGCGAGTAGCTCGGCTACGCTAACGGTTACGTCCGCGACCGTGACGAGCCTGCAGATTACGCCTTCTCCTGTATCTGTACCGGCTGGCGGGAGCGTGCAACTGCTGGCGACTGCCACGTTCTCTGACGGCAGTTCACAGAATGTAACCTCGAGTGTTACTTACTCGAGTTCCAACCCTGCCGTGGTCACGGTGGATAGCAATGGAAAGCTGAAGGCCGTAGGTCCGGGGAACGCGGTGGTTACGGCTACGCTGGGCGGAACGACTGTCATGCTGCCGGTAACGATCGGCAATGCGACGGTGACGTCCATTACGATAACGCCGGCGAATCCGAGTCTTGCTGCGGGGACGAGCCAGCAGCTTACCGCTACGGCGACGTACTCCGACGGCAGTACGCAGGATCTGACGAACGCGGTTACATGGAGCAGCTCCGATCCGGGTGCTGTCTCGGTGAACACGACTGGAAACATTACAGCGGCACAGCCTGGGACGGCTACTGTGACGGCGACGTATGGCGGGGCCACTGGCAGCGTCAACGTCACCGGCACGGCGGCGGTTGCGACTGCGATCTCCGTGAGCCCTGCCAACGCGACGCTTGCGGCGGGACAGACGAAGCAGTTTGCCGCAACCGCCACGATGAGCGACGGCACGCAGCAGACGGTGACGACCTCCGTCCACTGGGGTGTCTCTGATCCATCCAAGGCGAGCGTGAGCGACAGCGCAGGCTCCAACGGGCTGCTGACGGCGACCGCTGCTGGAAGCCTGAACGTGATTGCCTCACTGAACGGCGTGTCCGGACCAGCGGCGGTGACGGTGCAGGCGGCTACGCTGAGTTCGCTGACGATCAACCCGAGCGCGGTGATCTCACTGCCGGCCGGCACGACGGAACAGCTCTCGGTGACGGGCGCGTACTCGGACGGAAGCTCGGCCGATGTGACGTCCCTGGTGACGTGGAGCAGCTCACAGGCTTCAACGGCCTATGTCGATGCGAGTGCTGTGCTTCATACGGGGACGAGCGGGCTGACGACGATCGATGCGAAGCTGCAGGGCGTCGACGGGACTGCGGCGGTGACGGTCGGGAACGCTACGCTGAGTTCCATTGCCATCACACCGGCTGCACCCGTGCTGGCGCTGGGACAGACGCAGCAGCTTACGGCGACCGGGACTTACTCCGACGGCAGCACTGCCAACATCACCACCCAGGTGCAGTGGAACTCCTCTGCCCCGGCAGTGGCGACGGTGAGCGGCGGCGGACTGGTGAGCTCACTGACTACGGGCAGTGCGGCTGTGACGGCCACGCTGAACGGAGTGTCGCAACAGACGCCGGTGACGGTGACTTCAGCTACGCTGCAGAGCATCGCAGTGCAGTCTCCGCAGAGCAGCTTCGCTCTGGGGACTTCCTTGCAACTGAAGGCCTTGGGCTTCTACTCGGATGGGTCTACGCAGGACCTGACCAACTCCGTGACGTGGTCTTCACAGACCCCGGCTGTGGGCGTGATCAGTTCCACGGGAGTTGCCACCGGGGTGAGCGCTGGAACGTTCAACGCACGGGCTAGTTTGAATGGAGTGACTGGTTCTACTCCGATTACGGTGACGAGTGCGGTGCTGGTCTCGCTTGCAGTGACACCCAACAATCAGGTCATTCTGAATGTGACCACGACGACTGTGCAGTTCACCGCTACGGGAACATTCAGCGATGGATCGACCCAGAACCTGACGAACTCTGCTCACTGGGGTACCAGCGGGATCGTGGTCGGCAGCATCTCCTCCACGGGCGTCTTCAGCCCGACGGGGGTGGGAGTGGGAACTGTGACGGCGACGTCGGGGAGCGTGACGGGGTCGACCCAGATCACGGTGGTCTCGGTGCCGCTGATCTAG